The nucleotide sequence ATTGTTTGGTCGATTCCCGCCTCTccttgttgtttgattggGATGTTTAATTTAATCCACAATGGGTTTAAATAATCCAAACGCAACTCTTGCTTCGTAGTTGAAGTCTTAACTCTGGTGTGGTATTGCAATTCTTGTAACATTCTCTGGTAtttcatttgttttgaattttgacCCAACCAAGCACTGAAATTCAACCTGCCCGTCACTTGACCTGCCACTTCATACGAGGGTTTTACTGTTGACATTAACCCATGGAAGGGCAACAAGCTCCATTGCTGTTCACTAGACCTGATCAACGAGTTGATAGAATCAGATAAACTAATATCATCAGCAGCTTGTGCGACATGTTTAATATGAGATCCTGGAAGCCTCGGTCTAGTATTCAAATAGTTCTCCTGTATCATCAAGGgagcaaaatcaatatcattaaAGTACAAATCAAGCTTTTCGTTTAAGTTTTGATTAGGGCCTGACCAAAGACCGGACGATAATAGCCTACCAGCAATATCAAAAGGCTTTAAaataatttgttttttccAACTGGCTTGTATATCCTTGACATTGTTTGTACCAATGAGCttttgagtttttgaaactgtGGATAACAAGTTAATCATTTGTCTAATATCATTAGATGTCGCTTGAACCAACTGTCCAATAATATTTGGATCTAACTTGATACCTTCACGTAATGCAATCGTCATCAATCTACTCTTCACCTCATTTTCTGTTGGTCTCCGGAATGGCAAGTCGTATGTCACCCTATCAAATGTTCTCATTTTAGGCAATGACTTGTCGttacaaatcaaaatcatagGCATATTCGTGATTCGACAAAATTGGGACAATGCCCCTGCTCCACCATGATCTCCACTCGACATACCATCGACTTCATCCATGATCAAACAAAGCTTCTTGCTGTTACTACTTTGATGCTCATCATCACGATGTTTGAAGAATCCAATAACAGAAGTGTTGCTCAATACTGACTTAATGTTtgcattcaacaaagatttGGAACGAACATCAGATGCATTTTTCTCCAACACATCAAAGCCAAGAGAATTGGCCACCATATGAGCTGCAGTGGTCTTACCAATTCCTGGAGGACCACTAATCAAGGCAGCTCTATATGAACCTGGATTTTCAGGACCCCCGGAGAAATTCCTGGCTTTGTTCTCAAACCAGTGCTCTAGCCAATTGCGCAACTTCTGAACCTGGCCCTTATTTCCACACAACTGGTTGAAATCTTTTGGTGCGTGCTTGTCTGTCCACAATCTATCTTTGGCCGGAACATCTTTGGTGGCGGGTGGCATCTGTGGTGTTCCATTCGAAACATTTTGGGATGCAGTTGTTTGTGCTctccttctctttctttcttcctcctccctttcttccttttcagCCCTTTCTGCTTCTTCGATAATTTTCCTCTCCTCTTGCTCCCTCTTTTCCTTAGCTTTTACAGCTGCTTCACCACTGCCACCATCGGCGGGCATACTcgacaacaattgaataaaaccGGCCTCATCTATTGccttgattttgaattctttAATCTTTTTAACCTTTGAAGGCCCTGCATCAGATCCAATCACTACCAAACTTGTCTTTTTAGAAATTGACTTGGTGACTTTTGCTCCATATTGTTGGGCAGTCAGCTCTGCAGTATTTCGATCCAAAGAAGGCATTTGTCCCGTGAACACGATTGTCAACCCTGTTAGGCAATTGGGTTGGGCTGCTGGTAAGTCTACCAGTGTAGAGGCAGTCAcattttgttgagcttTGAGTGCAAAAAAGTTAGGCTTTTCACCCTCATTCATTTCAGGCAATTCTGCATCAGGAATCTTTGCAAGCACTGCATCTATTGATTCGCCACCCATGGGTTCCGATGATTGCGGCTTTGTTTCCTTTTTCGTCGTTGATTGTTTCCCTTGGGGTTTCTTAGATGATGCTTCAGGTTGTTTCTTCTTAGGAGATGCCTTTTTTGGTGGCTCTATCTCtaaaatatcatcatcatcgtcatcatcaaattcgAAATCATCGTCTAACTCAATCACTTTTGGTTTAGACTCCATTGCTGTTGGTTTAGTCCTTTTCGCACTTGGTGATTCAGTCTCCTCTGCCTTACGTTTCTAAAATATATTAGTTAGTGGTCAATTGAAACAGAGATGATAGACTTGAACATACTGTACCGGACTTACCCTGCTGATTCTTGAAGAAGTCTTGAATGTTGACCATTGTAAATACGGTGAAATGAGCTCTACTTTTGTCTAACGCGTTTGAGGAATAATTTTCATTCATAAATGTTATTCTGTGCGCATTACGCAGCACTTCTCTATTTAATTATATTATGGTACTTAATTACTTACCGCTAGACTCTTTTTCTAAAAATTCAGTCCATAAAGATACAAAGCTTTGCCTTGTTGGGACCTCGTTtccatttgaatcaaccTTAGTTTTACCACCTTTAGCATTAGGCACATGTTGCAAACCAGCGGCAATCTTTTGCAGCTGATCCCATTCTAGTAATGCACTGATCAATTGCAATGCCTCGAATTTCTTTGAATCCCCTCTAGGGAATTGTAAAAAGCTTATTATGACATTTGATAGTAACTCAGCATCCACGGTTTTATTCGAACCTTCACCcttttgtttcatcatGGTCAACGCCTTGGTCAAATGCTCGTTCAAAATCACTGCTTCATGACGTAGTTTTCCTATAAGaagttgtttgttgtttatttcctttttcaaGTCGGCAATTTCGGTGGATTTTAGCTCCGATTCCATGGATTTTTGCTTAAAGCTTTCCACTTCTGCTCCTAATGTTTCAATCGTATTGTCTTTTTCTGCTAACTTTTCTTCCAATGCTTCTATTTTCGCCAGCAATGAcagcttttctttttcaaagaagaCGTTGTTTGTGGATAAGAGGTTGTTTAGTTCCTCTATCTTTGCGTGGGCGCTTTTGACTTCGTCATTTTTAGCCTCAAATCGATCCTTGAAAACATTTACAGAGTCAGCCATgtccttcttttcttggtCAAATTCACTTTGAGCTACCGTAAGGTCACTTACTTCTTGTTTCAACTCGTGCAACAATTTAGATAATTTCgaattttcattttccaagCTATATTTCTCATCTTGCAATTCTTCAATCGTTGAGGTGTATTCCCGCCTAGTTTTCGTCAAAGTGTCGCTCAATTTCTCACATTCGTTATTGAGATTTGCGTTTTGTTCTTGCAAATCCTTATACAAATTGTGATCTACCTTGTTGGAAGCTTCATTGAGAGAGCTCTTTAGGTCAATGTTCTCTTCCTTTAATCTATCATTCTCCTCATTCAACTTGTCTACTAGTTCCGACTTCTCTTCTAGTTCGACCTCTGCCTTCTTCATATTAGCAAACACGcttttgaatgatgataaCCTACTGACTAAATTGTCATATGAATGCTTTATTTCGTCTCTTTCCTTCTCCGCCTGTTGCAACTTCTCCAAGATGGGTTTGTCGTCAGATCCCTCCAAAGAAGGATCTAGAGTAGGTGCTCCGTTGGACTCAATCACCTTTTGTGCAGTTTTTGAATTCTCTATGGCTTCATCTATCTCTTTCTCGGTTTCCTGGGCATCTTTTTGAGGTTGTTTGGTTGTCTCCTCCGAATCATCTTGTTTCttacttttctttttattcttACCCATGTTGTGTGCGACAACTATTGGAAGATGAGATTCAAGATATTTCTGTTATGGATACGCAATGATAGAAATTCCGAGTATAGATctcttttgatcaattaaGCTTTGATCCAAGAAACGTATTTcgcttttttttttcactgTTGTGTTGTTCTCTTTATAAAGTTACACTGACAGTCAAACCAAGACCCATTTACAATGCAGTAGCAATAAAGTTATAGTTACATTCATTGGCCAAGGAATACATAGATATATTACTTTTTAACGATGCGTATCAATATACAATACAACATGTGTGTGGACAAATTGGTGTAACTGTGTACAACATATATTATATAGTGTCGCGTCATAACATCACAACATCACGACACAACCTGAGTTTTGCAACTAAACGCCATGATACGATACCAGAAAACGAGAAGCAATACATGTTCAGACTGTCAAAATTGCTTTTGCTGTTAATATGAGATGTTAAGTCCCAAATCAATTATGTTCTGAGAGACTCGCTATGGTGGCTTAAAACAAAGTATGTCAATGATGGAGATTGTATAGTTTTCTCTCTTCAAAAGTGAGGCCCAAACCTAATCTACAATGTACGGCACGCTTAAACATATTCTTCTCGCTGGTCTAACTTACTGTGCTGGAAAAGCAGCTGTAATGTGTCCATAACAGGGATTccttttgtgtttttgcTGCTTCGATATCATTTAGTAGTGCATCAACCACCATCATGATCGCAAATGTGTCCGGGTACTCGACATAAGTCAATAAACAAGCTGAACATTGTAATCTATATATCTTGCCATATAAGtctaaaataaaataaGGAAATGAAAAGTTGTAAATAAAGAAAGAGGGAGGGAGAGAGAAATGTAAATAATGCAAAAGGAACAATATATTCTTTAGTAGTACAAAAACCCAAAGTGTGAGAAGGGGgtgaaaataaaataaaatcaatctcCATACAAAATAGTTTAAAGATCTAGATTTGTGTTATTCACACGCAATTGCTCTAACCTATCTCACagtattgttttctttaaaCTCTTTTCATAATTTGGCTATATTAGTGATAGCAATAAAAACAACTATCAACCATAGACAGGATTTCGGTGCTTTTGCTTCGACAATTACAAATCGGAGAAGAGCTACTCCTCATCGTCAGTTGTAGTTGGCCTTTCTTTCTACTTCAACCATTTTAACTTGAAATTCTGTCTTTTTTTTACTTTGTGGTGTTActtctctctctctcaAAGTGTACAAAATCtttgagttgaaaaagtgtAGATGCAGTTAATTTCGGTAAAACTAAAAAATTTCTTAAACCACACACTCCCACACATATGACGATTTTATCTTGATCATCAGGGTCAACAAAATAGAAGGAAAACTCATCACAAAATCTGATGACCCACAATTAGTCCCTGAACATATCAACACTTGTACCGTTCATGAGTGTTAATACGAACAAAGGTAAAGATGACAATCATGCAAGAAGTAACCCGGAAACAacagaaaaagaacaagagaCACCGAAAGGGGTGGCATCGCCTCGGGTGGGAGTTGCACACACTAGTCATTCACAAACACCAAGCATACTACAGTCACCTTATAGGGGAGGTTCAGCAATACCACAACATCCTTCAACACAGCCAATTCAATCTCAAAAGACTACTTCTATTCCCTCATTATCTGCATTGAATGAATCTATTCAGAGACCCCACTCTGCCTCAACTGCACCTTCCTCGCCGCAAAGGACAATAAGTGATCCTGGTTTATTGACGTTATTGGGTCCCAATGTGAGTTCATTTCCCTTTAGTGAATTGGCATTCATTGAAGCGATGAAGTTGAGAACAGAACAGGAACGTACAAAGCAAGAGTTTTACCGAGCTGAAAGTGCAAACAAGACTTTAAGTATTATCCAGTTGGCATTGCAAGCTCAAGTCCCGCCTAATCAAATTCCACAGTTACTAGCTGGTGGAGTACCCGGAAGCGCCGATGACactaaatcaaaagaattgaatgtACGACTGTCGTATCAATTTCCGTTATCACATCAGTCCCCACCATACTCTCAACCTGCTCGTTGGGTAACCCCCCAATTGGCACAGCCACGACTTCTGCTGGagcaacaaattcaaatgataCAAGCTCAGCAGAGACAAATACAATTCAATcttcaacagcaacagcatcagcaacagcaacagaTACATTTGCAACATGTTTCACAAGTAATGCCCAACGTAAATCCACAAATTCCACAAAAGCGTGCCTCTAGTACTGATCAAGACATCACTGCAAGTCCTATGCAACCAAAGGGTTTCAAGTTTGGAGGAAATATAGCATCAAGCACATCACAGGAGCGACCGCAGTCTCCGGCAAAAATTGGAGCCACGGCTGTGGCAAACTTGAATGCACCAACAACTCCATTTCGCGTACCTAGATCTACCTCGTCATCTACTGGAAGAAGGACTAGAGGACACCAAAGATATAATTCAATGCCCGTACTGGCAAGCACAAGTGAGGGCACCCTGAGCACAAAGACAAGAAGTCTACGACATGATACCTTAGCTTCTGAAAAGCCTTCTCCGTTTTTGCAATCTCCTTCAGGAGCCAGATCGACACTTCAGGTGAACCCAATACCAGCCCAGCCTTTGaatgaacaaaagaaacagCAAGCGCAGCCGCTGCAGGAATCAATGCAGTCATTTCAGCACGTCATCCAATTTCACCATTGGCAACCCGAATTAGGTTCCGCTTCAAGCTCCATCAATAGGTCACCGAGTCACAAACGTCATAAATCTATGACTAGAGAAGATATATCTTCCGCCTACCGTGAACCTGAATCAAGTGAAAAGGGTGTTAAAAGTGAGTTTACAGCAGGTCAAAACTACGCCACGGAAAAGTCATACACAAAAGAGAGGGAAATCATTGCTGATGAGGAAGACGACGCAGATCTGTCAGTAGAAACAAGTATGGTAGAGGCCGCAACAAAAAAGGACGAACTGGCACATCCACCATCTCGAGGGCATTCTCGACAAGAGCTGAATATAGGTAGGTATCCTCATGACATATTATCTGCCAACCATTAATTACAACTTACATATATAGAAAAAGTCATTTCAGTTAGTGTTGTTTTAGTTGCAATTTTGGTTCTCCAAATTTTATAGACAATGGTTTTTTTCCctataaataaaataaatttagCAAGGCCATTTGTATTTGTGGCTCACATCTTATTCTTAGTGCAGAGTGTAGTACAGTTTGGGAAAAGTGGCTGCGAATTTAATAAGCAGTGG is from Candida orthopsilosis Co 90-125, chromosome 1 draft sequence and encodes:
- a CDS encoding Rfc1 protein (protein similar to S. cerevisiae Rfc1p, a of DNA replication factor C), producing the protein MVNIQDFFKNQQGKSGTKRKAEETESPSAKRTKPTAMESKPKVIELDDDFEFDDDDDDDILEIEPPKKASPKKKQPEASSKKPQGKQSTTKKETKPQSSEPMGGESIDAVLAKIPDAELPEMNEGEKPNFFALKAQQNVTASTSVDLPAAQPNCLTGLTIVFTGQMPSLDRNTAESTAQQYGAKVTKSISKKTSLVVIGSDAGPSKVKKIKEFKIKAIDEAGFIQLLSSMPADGGSGEAAVKAKEKREQEERKIIEEAERAEKEEREEEERKRRRAQTTASQNVSNGTPQMPPATKDVPAKDRLWTDKHAPKDFNQLCGNKGQVQKLRNWLEHWFENKARNFSGGPENPGSYRAALISGPPGIGKTTAAHMVANSLGFDVLEKNASDVRSKSLLNANIKSVLSNTSVIGFFKHRDDEHQSSNSKKLCLIMDEVDGMSSGDHGGAGALSQFCRITNMPMILICNDKSLPKMRTFDRVTYDLPFRRPTENEVKSRLMTIALREGIKLDPNIIGQLVQATSNDIRQMINLLSTVSKTQKLIGTNNVKDIQASWKKQIILKPFDIAGRLLSSGLWSGPNQNLNEKLDLYFNDIDFAPLMIQENYLNTRPRLPGSHIKHVAQAADDISLSDSINSLIRSSEQQWSLLPFHGLMSTVKPSYEVAGQVTGRLNFSAWLGQNSKQMKYQRMLQELQYHTRVKTSTTKQELRLDYLNPLWIKLNIPIKQQGEAGIDQTIETMDAYYLTKEDYDNISDMLNKPIDLDKKDKTAFTRKYNNAIHPTVIYKTGNSFGAGSKRTTPAEVDYEDVVEDDMEDVEDDNDGEESDKIDAKKDKLIKQVPVGKGGAAKRSTKGSVRKRQRK
- a CDS encoding Rud3 protein (S. cerevisiae homolog RUD3 has role Golgi vesicle-mediated transport), producing MGKNKKKSKKQDDSEETTKQPQKDAQETEKEIDEAIENSKTAQKVIESNGAPTLDPSLEGSDDKPILEKLQQAEKERDEIKHSYDNLVSRLSSFKSVFANMKKAEVELEEKSELVDKLNEENDRLKEENIDLKSSLNEASNKVDHNLYKDLQEQNANLNNECEKLSDTLTKTRREYTSTIEELQDEKYSLENENSKLSKLLHELKQEVSDLTVAQSEFDQEKKDMADSVNVFKDRFEAKNDEVKSAHAKIEELNNLLSTNNVFFEKEKSSLSAKIEALEEKLAEKDNTIETLGAEVESFKQKSMESELKSTEIADLKKEINNKQLLIGKLRHEAVILNEHLTKALTMMKQKGEGSNKTVDAELLSNVIISFLQFPRGDSKKFEALQLISALLEWDQSQKIAAGLQHVPNAKGGKTKVDSNGNEVPTRQSFVSLWTEFLEKESSGK